The proteins below come from a single Halobacillus salinarum genomic window:
- a CDS encoding sensor histidine kinase gives MIRKRLIGFTFLIIFAVLLLYGAAEYIISYFSFNMDENLIRIGALAIILLLVVSTVMHYVSKGITLPLHKLLRSANEMNSGDTSAPIERFRRDEIGKLAEAFETMRIHVNESKQLQAQYEENRKKLMQNMSRDLKRPLTSIKGCAEELREWEDHTEEEMHRSVQTIHTKALVLDKLVNDLFMFSQLDLGKLVFHYKQINLRSFFIDIMEEFEKEWEEVSFTFTADQSQSYQTRIDPEQMRKVFINVLDNSLKYNDKQDKEIEIAIEDKKSEIIVSIKDNGPGILDQDFPHIFEHFYRADMAREAAPSGSGLGLPVAKRIVEQHDGKIDVKTRKGHSTTVMLTLPKAD, from the coding sequence GTGATTCGCAAGCGCTTAATTGGATTTACTTTTCTTATCATTTTCGCAGTCCTCCTGCTCTATGGAGCTGCTGAATACATAATCAGTTACTTTTCGTTTAACATGGATGAAAACCTCATTCGAATAGGTGCCCTGGCTATTATTCTATTGTTAGTAGTCTCCACCGTCATGCATTACGTATCAAAAGGGATCACCCTTCCTCTTCATAAACTGCTGCGATCAGCAAATGAAATGAACAGCGGCGATACATCAGCTCCTATTGAACGCTTCCGGAGAGATGAAATCGGTAAACTTGCAGAAGCCTTTGAAACCATGCGGATCCATGTCAATGAATCGAAGCAGCTGCAAGCGCAATATGAAGAAAACCGTAAAAAACTGATGCAAAATATGTCCAGAGACTTAAAAAGACCGCTCACTTCTATTAAGGGCTGTGCGGAAGAATTACGGGAGTGGGAGGATCATACAGAGGAAGAAATGCACAGGAGCGTCCAGACGATCCATACGAAAGCCCTCGTTTTAGATAAGCTGGTTAATGATTTATTTATGTTCTCGCAGCTGGACTTAGGGAAGCTCGTCTTTCATTACAAGCAAATCAATCTACGAAGCTTTTTCATCGATATTATGGAAGAATTTGAAAAGGAATGGGAAGAGGTTTCCTTTACTTTTACTGCAGACCAAAGCCAATCCTACCAGACCCGTATAGATCCTGAGCAAATGAGAAAAGTATTTATCAATGTATTAGATAACAGTCTTAAATACAATGATAAGCAGGATAAAGAAATAGAAATTGCCATCGAAGACAAAAAATCGGAAATCATTGTAAGCATAAAAGACAACGGTCCAGGGATTCTTGATCAGGATTTCCCGCATATTTTCGAACATTTCTACCGCGCAGATATGGCCCGTGAAGCCGCTCCAAGCGGCAGCGGTCTTGGTCTGCCTGTTGCCAAAAGGATTGTGGAACAGCACGACGGAAAGATCGATGTAAAAACCCGCAAAGGCCATTCCACCACCGTGATGCTTACACTTCCAAAAGCAGACTAA
- a CDS encoding ABC transporter substrate-binding protein, with protein MKKLRYLYITLSIFGLLFLVTACGGDKEESKSDQDDQQSAEESGDENAGGERTLTDAMGHEVTIPEEPKRVIASYLEDYLVALDITPAAQWSVQDGASVQGYLQDSLKDVPTIPHDLPLETVASFKPDLLLMDSAGMVEGNKYEQYSRIAPTYVVGKAENNDWREELKTIGKVFGEEDKASKVLEDYEQKVDETKKDLKDAVGDESIAAIWLVGNTFYVVNDQLSSGDVLYNDLEVPEPNVVKEISGSSKSNWSEISLEKLAQLDADHIFLINSDGKEAKMLQDDIWQNIPAVKKGNVYEYAAADSSWLYTGPIANTKMLEDINESLIK; from the coding sequence ATGAAAAAACTACGTTATCTTTACATAACCCTTTCTATATTCGGCCTGTTATTTCTTGTAACGGCATGCGGCGGTGACAAAGAAGAGTCAAAAAGTGATCAAGATGATCAGCAGTCTGCAGAGGAAAGTGGAGATGAAAATGCAGGCGGAGAGCGTACCCTGACCGACGCAATGGGCCATGAAGTTACCATTCCCGAAGAGCCGAAGCGAGTGATCGCCTCCTATTTAGAAGACTATTTAGTTGCGCTGGACATCACTCCTGCTGCCCAGTGGTCCGTTCAGGATGGTGCCTCAGTCCAAGGCTATTTACAAGACTCTCTCAAAGATGTACCAACGATCCCTCACGACCTGCCATTAGAGACTGTGGCGAGCTTTAAACCGGATTTATTACTTATGGATTCCGCCGGTATGGTAGAAGGCAATAAATATGAACAATACTCCAGAATAGCACCTACTTATGTGGTGGGAAAAGCTGAAAACAACGACTGGAGAGAGGAATTGAAAACAATCGGGAAAGTGTTTGGCGAGGAAGATAAAGCATCGAAGGTATTGGAAGACTATGAACAAAAAGTAGACGAAACGAAAAAAGATCTCAAAGATGCTGTCGGCGACGAATCCATCGCAGCGATCTGGCTCGTTGGAAACACTTTTTATGTCGTTAACGATCAGTTATCAAGTGGAGATGTCCTTTACAATGATCTCGAAGTTCCTGAACCAAATGTAGTGAAAGAAATATCCGGCAGTTCAAAATCCAACTGGTCGGAAATCTCCCTTGAAAAACTAGCTCAACTCGATGCAGATCATATCTTCCTCATTAATAGTGATGGGAAAGAAGCGAAAATGCTCCAGGATGACATCTGGCAGAACATCCCGGCTGTGAAGAAGGGAAATGTGTATGAATACGCAGCAGCGGATTCCAGCTGGCTGTATACGGGACCAATTGCAAATACGAAAATGCTTGAGGATATTAATGAAAGCTTAATTAAATAA
- a CDS encoding cell wall hydrolase, with product MPRVKYKESDVALMARMMRAEAEGEGKLGMLFVGNVIVNRARASCLDFTDVRTIPEVIYQVQGGNYSFEAVQKGNVFYNRARSAEKRLARKNLKYWRQQPARYSLWYFNPYGPCPSTWYGQPFAGQFKNHCYYEPQAGTCASVYT from the coding sequence ATGCCAAGAGTAAAATATAAAGAATCTGACGTTGCCTTAATGGCAAGGATGATGAGGGCAGAAGCCGAAGGTGAAGGAAAACTGGGAATGCTGTTTGTAGGGAATGTCATCGTAAACCGTGCCCGGGCGAGTTGTTTGGACTTTACCGATGTAAGAACAATCCCGGAAGTCATTTATCAAGTTCAAGGCGGGAATTATTCTTTTGAAGCCGTACAAAAGGGGAATGTTTTTTATAACAGGGCGAGGTCTGCGGAGAAAAGGCTGGCACGAAAAAATTTAAAGTATTGGAGACAGCAGCCGGCGAGATATTCTCTTTGGTATTTCAATCCATACGGTCCCTGTCCTTCTACTTGGTACGGTCAGCCCTTTGCTGGTCAATTTAAAAATCATTGTTATTATGAACCGCAAGCTGGAACATGTGCCAGTGTATATACTTGA
- a CDS encoding VOC family protein yields the protein MTMTNQTLVPHLWYDKEAKEAAAFYTSIFPNSGIMYETTLQDTPSGDCDLISFELWGRKFMAISAGPFFKFNPSLSFMVHFDSSREKDAGEKLNEMWSRLSEGGTVLMPLDTYPFSDRYGWIQDKYGLSWQLMLTNPEREEWPPLVPSLMFTGDKYGRAEAAIHFYLSAFKHSELGQMVRYPKEVEPDNKGAVMYSDFMLENQWFAAMDSAGEHQFRFNEAVSFMVYCDNQEEINYYWEKLSAVPESEQCGWLKDKYGLSWQIVPKQMDEMMSCGTPEQIGRVNQAVLKMKKLDLAELQAVYEEN from the coding sequence ATGACTATGACCAATCAAACTCTCGTTCCGCACCTGTGGTATGACAAGGAGGCAAAAGAAGCAGCAGCGTTCTATACTTCTATTTTTCCGAACTCGGGAATTATGTATGAAACTACACTTCAAGATACGCCATCTGGGGATTGCGATTTAATCTCGTTCGAGCTATGGGGACGGAAATTTATGGCAATCAGTGCAGGACCGTTCTTCAAGTTTAATCCTTCCTTGTCGTTCATGGTTCATTTTGACTCGTCGCGAGAAAAAGATGCCGGAGAAAAATTAAATGAAATGTGGAGCAGATTGTCCGAAGGGGGTACAGTGTTGATGCCCCTTGATACGTATCCCTTTAGTGATCGGTATGGCTGGATTCAGGATAAATATGGTTTATCGTGGCAGTTAATGCTTACTAATCCAGAAAGAGAAGAGTGGCCACCCCTCGTGCCGTCACTTATGTTTACAGGTGATAAATACGGCAGAGCAGAAGCAGCTATTCATTTTTATTTATCCGCATTTAAACATTCTGAGCTCGGTCAAATGGTACGCTACCCTAAAGAGGTGGAACCAGATAATAAAGGGGCTGTCATGTATTCAGATTTCATGCTTGAGAATCAATGGTTTGCGGCAATGGACAGTGCGGGAGAGCATCAGTTCCGTTTCAATGAGGCAGTTTCATTTATGGTCTATTGTGATAACCAGGAGGAGATCAATTATTATTGGGAGAAGCTGTCAGCGGTTCCTGAATCTGAGCAGTGCGGCTGGCTGAAGGATAAGTATGGATTGTCCTGGCAGATCGTGCCGAAACAAATGGATGAGATGATGAGTTGTGGAACCCCAGAGCAAATCGGGCGTGTAAATCAGGCAGTATTAAAAATGAAAAAGCTTGACCTGGCAGAATTACAGGCCGTTTACGAAGAAAATTAA
- a CDS encoding HAD family hydrolase, whose translation MDSIIFDLDGTIWDPIDTVLKAWNQVIIDHKGKGKELRREDLEAVMGKQKEEIAAQLFPHLSKHEGDQLLEECFEKEQEHIENHGGRLFPNVENVLAELSKKYKLFIVSNCQDGYIESFYQFHSLDGYFIDYENPGRTGLSKGKNIALIIERNSLKSPVYVGDTDGDLQAAAYAGIPFVYAAYGFGQVEAPVQQIEAFEDLLKWV comes from the coding sequence ATGGACAGCATTATTTTTGATTTAGACGGCACCATCTGGGATCCGATCGACACGGTTCTCAAGGCTTGGAATCAAGTCATCATTGATCATAAAGGTAAGGGGAAAGAACTGAGACGGGAGGATTTAGAAGCTGTGATGGGTAAGCAGAAAGAAGAGATTGCTGCCCAATTATTTCCCCATTTAAGCAAACATGAAGGTGACCAATTGCTTGAAGAGTGCTTTGAAAAAGAGCAGGAGCACATTGAGAACCACGGAGGGAGGCTGTTTCCTAATGTAGAAAATGTACTTGCTGAACTTTCTAAGAAATATAAGCTTTTTATAGTTAGCAACTGCCAGGATGGGTATATAGAATCGTTTTACCAGTTTCACAGCTTGGATGGTTACTTTATTGATTATGAAAATCCGGGGAGAACCGGCCTTTCAAAAGGAAAAAATATCGCTCTAATCATAGAAAGAAACTCTCTGAAGTCGCCCGTATATGTCGGGGATACAGATGGAGACTTACAAGCAGCAGCCTATGCAGGAATTCCGTTTGTATATGCAGCATATGGCTTTGGACAGGTGGAAGCTCCTGTTCAGCAAATCGAAGCGTTTGAGGACCTTTTGAAATGGGTTTAA
- a CDS encoding putative bifunctional diguanylate cyclase/phosphodiesterase — MKFIGQLLFPLVVLASHIVIILEADSTKDYLSIFLTILLAWFIGFVIDKYRASNKQLVISQNHTHQFKQGLQSTLDGIAISDHRGDFEFINDSYYKMYQYREGELTKWTQCYDASMIEWIEANALPLFLENGYWKGELQGRRKDGSLFPQEMSISRIQESNKIICVVRDATEKRSNEQLIERMALHNDMTDLPNRRSLLNTINDKIMRAQRFSLIFIDLDRFKTVNDTFGHHTGDEVIKEIGRRFTPFENEATTAFHLDGDEFVLLKELTAKDRVSDFVEQVLHHIQQPIAIGRNEVTITASLGITHYPEHAADMEHLLKYADFTMYHIKQQGKNSYQFYNDEVKAIFERKVLLEKELKKALQNEELYLTYQPKFDLTTHEMVGYEALIRWNNPHLGQVSPAEFIPLAEETSLIVEIGEWVIENVLQQLSHWKQKGHPLLKVSINISNIQIKHEQFLDTLTFYMQEHNIAPPYIELEITESLTSDDKKTIPLLEAIKSHGVGLSIDDFGTGYSSLHALNHLPIDTLKIDRSFVKDMETTKYGTDILKSMIDIGKNLKLDIIVEGIEKEEHVLLLKKLGCRTAQGYYFSKPLLPSEIEEYFLKKMPVAVNRPSH, encoded by the coding sequence GTGAAATTTATTGGCCAGCTTCTATTCCCACTGGTTGTACTTGCTTCTCACATCGTAATCATTTTAGAAGCAGATTCAACAAAAGATTATTTGTCTATTTTCTTAACTATACTGCTTGCATGGTTTATCGGGTTTGTTATTGATAAATACAGAGCCTCCAACAAGCAGCTCGTGATCAGCCAGAATCATACTCATCAATTTAAGCAGGGTCTGCAGTCCACGCTCGATGGAATTGCCATTTCGGACCATCGAGGAGATTTCGAATTCATTAATGATTCGTATTACAAGATGTATCAATACCGGGAAGGCGAACTGACAAAATGGACACAATGCTATGACGCCAGCATGATCGAATGGATCGAAGCCAACGCCCTGCCGCTTTTCTTGGAAAATGGTTATTGGAAAGGAGAATTACAAGGAAGAAGGAAAGACGGTTCACTATTTCCACAGGAAATGTCCATCTCCAGAATCCAAGAGAGCAATAAAATTATTTGTGTCGTGCGGGATGCAACTGAAAAAAGATCCAATGAACAATTAATTGAACGTATGGCGTTGCATAACGATATGACCGATCTTCCAAACCGACGATCTCTGCTCAACACCATCAACGACAAGATCATGCGAGCACAGCGGTTTTCACTGATCTTTATTGACCTCGACCGTTTCAAAACGGTCAATGATACATTTGGCCATCATACAGGGGATGAAGTGATTAAAGAAATCGGCCGACGGTTCACACCATTCGAGAATGAGGCCACCACCGCTTTTCATTTGGACGGGGATGAATTTGTTCTATTAAAAGAGCTGACGGCCAAGGACAGAGTTTCTGATTTCGTCGAACAAGTCTTACATCATATTCAGCAGCCGATTGCTATCGGAAGAAATGAAGTAACCATTACAGCAAGTCTTGGGATCACTCATTATCCAGAGCACGCTGCTGATATGGAGCACTTATTGAAATATGCGGACTTCACGATGTACCACATTAAGCAGCAAGGAAAAAATAGTTATCAATTTTATAATGATGAAGTCAAAGCTATTTTTGAAAGAAAGGTTCTGCTTGAAAAAGAATTAAAGAAAGCCCTGCAGAATGAGGAACTCTACCTTACTTACCAGCCTAAGTTTGATTTAACGACTCACGAAATGGTAGGATATGAAGCTTTAATCCGCTGGAATAATCCACATTTAGGACAAGTATCACCAGCAGAATTTATTCCTCTCGCTGAAGAAACCAGTCTTATTGTAGAAATTGGAGAATGGGTAATTGAAAATGTACTTCAGCAATTATCCCACTGGAAGCAAAAAGGCCATCCCCTTTTGAAAGTTTCCATTAATATCTCAAACATCCAAATTAAGCACGAACAATTCCTTGATACGTTAACGTTCTATATGCAAGAGCACAATATCGCACCACCATACATTGAACTGGAAATTACCGAAAGCCTGACCTCTGATGATAAGAAAACAATCCCGCTGCTGGAAGCGATTAAGTCACACGGTGTCGGGTTGTCCATTGATGACTTTGGCACAGGGTATTCCTCCCTTCATGCTTTAAATCATCTGCCGATTGATACGTTGAAAATTGACCGCTCCTTCGTTAAGGATATGGAAACGACCAAATATGGCACAGATATCCTAAAGAGTATGATCGATATCGGCAAGAACTTAAAGCTCGATATTATTGTAGAGGGAATTGAAAAAGAGGAACATGTACTGCTATTGAAAAAGCTGGGCTGCCGGACGGCTCAAGGGTATTATTTCAGCAAGCCGCTCCTTCCGTCAGAAATCGAAGAGTATTTCTTAAAGAAAATGCCCGTAGCTGTAAACAGGCCCTCCCATTAG
- a CDS encoding NAD(P)-dependent oxidoreductase: protein MSEAKPTIGFVGTGVMGKSMARRLIEADYPMNIYTRTYSKAEELLAIGAEWKDSVKSLAQASDIVITMVGYPQDVEEVYFGEDGLIANVRPSTYLIDMTTSSPDLAREIADLAGERDVHVLDAPVSGGDIGAKNGKLSIMVGGEEKDFNHVRSLFEILGGQIVLQGPAGAGQYTKMCNQIAIATNMIGVTEALVYAEKAGLDPDTVLESISGGAAGSWSLSNLTPRVIKRDFSPGFFVKHFIKDMGIALESAEKMDLHLPGLKLAKQMYDRIAVDGEADSGTQALYKYYQ from the coding sequence ATGAGTGAAGCAAAGCCAACTATAGGATTTGTAGGTACCGGCGTAATGGGAAAAAGCATGGCTCGGAGGTTGATCGAAGCTGACTATCCGATGAACATCTACACACGTACATACTCGAAAGCAGAGGAATTACTTGCGATTGGAGCTGAATGGAAGGACAGCGTAAAAAGCCTGGCTCAAGCATCAGATATCGTAATTACTATGGTCGGTTACCCGCAGGATGTGGAAGAGGTTTACTTTGGTGAAGATGGACTGATCGCAAATGTGAGGCCGTCTACGTATCTTATCGATATGACTACTTCTTCTCCCGACTTAGCAAGAGAAATAGCCGATCTGGCAGGGGAAAGAGACGTCCATGTGCTTGATGCCCCGGTATCTGGCGGTGATATTGGTGCGAAAAACGGTAAGCTTTCCATTATGGTCGGTGGCGAGGAAAAGGATTTCAATCATGTTCGCAGTTTATTTGAGATTCTCGGCGGACAAATTGTGCTCCAAGGTCCGGCCGGGGCTGGACAATACACAAAAATGTGTAACCAAATTGCGATTGCCACCAATATGATTGGGGTAACGGAAGCGCTTGTTTATGCTGAAAAAGCGGGTCTTGATCCCGATACCGTACTTGAAAGCATTAGTGGAGGAGCAGCCGGCAGCTGGTCCTTATCAAACTTAACGCCTCGAGTAATCAAGAGGGATTTTTCTCCAGGATTCTTTGTAAAGCATTTTATTAAAGATATGGGAATCGCCCTGGAATCCGCAGAAAAGATGGACCTGCATCTTCCAGGATTGAAGCTTGCGAAGCAAATGTATGATCGAATTGCTGTAGACGGTGAAGCTGACAGCGGAACGCAAGCCCTGTATAAATATTATCAATAA
- a CDS encoding pyridoxamine 5'-phosphate oxidase family protein, whose amino-acid sequence MVRTVSELREIIGEAGELAKNKVISHLDENSRQFIKQSPFLVLSTMDQWGACDASPRGDHPGFVHIIDSNRLIIPERRGNKRLDSIQNILTQPAVGLLFIIPGMGETLRVNGQAYITKDKAYLEEMKVQGKAPVLGIGVEVNECFIHCGKAFKRSKLWEPEHWLKKEELPSAPKIMAAHANMQEVTEASIEKRLKEGYIHRLY is encoded by the coding sequence ATCGTTCGAACAGTATCTGAGTTACGAGAAATCATAGGAGAGGCAGGTGAGCTGGCTAAGAATAAAGTGATCTCTCATTTAGATGAAAACAGTAGGCAGTTTATTAAGCAATCTCCTTTCTTAGTTCTCTCTACTATGGACCAATGGGGCGCATGTGATGCATCCCCGAGAGGAGACCATCCGGGGTTTGTGCATATCATCGATTCAAATCGATTAATTATTCCTGAAAGGCGGGGGAATAAACGATTGGATTCCATCCAAAATATTCTGACCCAGCCAGCTGTTGGTCTGCTTTTCATCATTCCCGGCATGGGAGAAACATTAAGAGTAAATGGCCAGGCCTACATAACGAAAGACAAAGCCTATTTAGAAGAAATGAAAGTTCAAGGAAAGGCCCCGGTATTAGGAATAGGCGTAGAGGTGAACGAATGTTTTATCCATTGCGGGAAAGCGTTCAAACGCTCAAAACTTTGGGAGCCGGAGCACTGGTTAAAGAAAGAAGAGCTGCCGTCTGCACCTAAAATTATGGCAGCACACGCTAATATGCAGGAGGTTACAGAAGCTTCCATAGAGAAAAGACTTAAAGAAGGGTATATTCACCGACTTTATTAG
- a CDS encoding helix-turn-helix domain-containing protein, with translation MYFGEKLKSERKKKGWSQDELAEKLFVSRQSVSKWENGQNYPGIDIIIKVSDLFGVTIDELLRSDEELTEKVIRDSRQPAYPNLKFTFDSLFLIGAVLLLVKIVFILLNKFTSLDFAFFGGSFFWNFGPLILMIGAGIGSEMVKGKYKEV, from the coding sequence TTGTATTTCGGTGAAAAATTGAAAAGTGAGAGAAAGAAAAAGGGATGGTCTCAGGATGAATTAGCTGAGAAGCTGTTTGTAAGCCGTCAGTCCGTCTCTAAATGGGAGAATGGCCAGAATTATCCCGGTATCGATATTATTATTAAAGTCAGTGATCTGTTTGGGGTGACCATTGATGAATTATTAAGGAGCGATGAAGAATTGACGGAAAAAGTAATTAGAGACAGCAGGCAGCCAGCCTATCCAAACTTAAAATTTACGTTTGATTCTTTATTTTTAATCGGCGCTGTCCTATTACTTGTTAAGATCGTCTTTATTCTTCTAAATAAATTTACTTCCTTAGATTTTGCCTTTTTTGGAGGTTCTTTCTTTTGGAATTTCGGTCCTTTAATTTTAATGATCGGTGCAGGTATTGGTTCTGAAATGGTTAAGGGCAAATATAAAGAGGTTTAA
- a CDS encoding FecCD family ABC transporter permease codes for MKSYAKKNWSIAIILIIAIAAALLISLNTGVIKISPLEVFQTITGNGSGQNSMVLIHFRLPRMVMALLIGAGMALSGAILQSVTQNDLADPGIIGINAGAGCSVILYIYFFQDQMAASSDFSVFFMPLASLVGSTIAAVLIYAISWKDGVSPMRLILVGIGINSAFSALIIIFQLKMDPKDFTRATIWLNGSISGTDWTYVLTLLPWILILVPLTFMKAGTLNSIHFGDDVAAGLGTHVERERRILLLIAVALAGASVSVGGGIAFLGLVVPHLARKLVGPMHGASLPITALLGALLLLVADTIGRNILAPSEIPVGVVVSVVGGVYFLYLLMKS; via the coding sequence ATGAAGTCTTACGCGAAGAAAAATTGGTCGATAGCAATCATTCTCATCATCGCCATTGCAGCCGCACTATTAATCAGCTTAAATACAGGGGTGATTAAGATTAGTCCCCTGGAAGTTTTTCAGACCATTACCGGCAATGGAAGCGGCCAAAACAGTATGGTCTTAATCCACTTCCGCTTACCACGAATGGTGATGGCTCTGTTAATAGGAGCGGGGATGGCTCTATCAGGAGCTATTCTGCAAAGTGTCACGCAAAATGATCTGGCTGATCCAGGGATAATAGGAATTAACGCAGGTGCAGGGTGTTCAGTGATCTTATATATTTATTTCTTCCAGGATCAGATGGCAGCAAGCTCTGACTTTTCAGTATTTTTTATGCCGCTTGCTTCCCTTGTCGGTTCTACCATTGCCGCTGTGCTCATTTATGCAATTTCCTGGAAAGACGGCGTATCGCCGATGCGTCTCATCCTGGTTGGAATCGGAATTAACAGCGCTTTTTCAGCATTGATCATCATCTTTCAGTTAAAAATGGATCCTAAAGATTTTACAAGAGCTACGATTTGGCTGAACGGCAGCATCTCAGGTACCGATTGGACCTATGTGCTGACGCTGTTACCGTGGATCTTAATCCTAGTCCCCCTCACCTTTATGAAAGCGGGAACTTTAAATTCCATTCATTTCGGAGATGATGTAGCAGCAGGCTTGGGCACGCACGTAGAAAGAGAAAGAAGAATTCTCCTCCTCATTGCTGTAGCGCTTGCTGGTGCAAGTGTATCGGTAGGGGGCGGAATCGCTTTTCTTGGGTTAGTCGTTCCTCATTTAGCACGGAAACTCGTCGGCCCGATGCATGGGGCTTCGCTGCCTATCACCGCTCTGTTAGGGGCTTTACTTCTTCTAGTGGCCGACACGATTGGTCGAAATATCCTGGCTCCCTCTGAGATTCCAGTCGGAGTTGTCGTTTCTGTCGTTGGAGGGGTGTACTTTCTTTACTTATTAATGAAATCGTAA
- a CDS encoding HAD family hydrolase, producing the protein MIRAIIFDLDGTLLNRDESVKVFIYRQYERLNQWLFHIPREQYIQRFIELDHHGYEWKDNVYKQLIREFSIHGINWEELLKDYVFHFKQSCVAFSNHLQVLEELKQQNLLIGMITNGKGQFQMDNIEMLQIDKYLDTILISEWEGVKKPDPVIFKRAAEKLNVYPEECVFIGDHVDNDVKASQAVGMKAVWKRNAQWGGVKGAAVIDQLEELPEIICSFDNI; encoded by the coding sequence ATTATAAGAGCAATCATTTTTGATTTAGACGGAACTTTACTCAATCGAGATGAGTCTGTAAAAGTATTTATCTACAGGCAGTATGAACGTCTGAATCAATGGCTTTTTCATATTCCTCGAGAGCAATACATACAAAGGTTTATTGAATTAGATCATCATGGCTATGAATGGAAGGACAACGTGTATAAACAATTAATACGTGAATTTTCTATCCACGGAATTAACTGGGAAGAGTTATTAAAGGATTACGTATTTCATTTCAAACAAAGCTGCGTAGCTTTTTCTAATCATCTGCAGGTGTTGGAAGAATTGAAGCAGCAAAACTTGCTTATTGGGATGATTACCAATGGAAAAGGGCAGTTTCAAATGGACAATATCGAGATGTTACAAATAGACAAATACTTGGACACTATTCTTATATCGGAATGGGAAGGAGTTAAAAAGCCGGATCCAGTTATTTTTAAAAGGGCTGCGGAAAAGCTTAATGTCTACCCAGAAGAATGTGTGTTCATAGGTGACCACGTTGATAATGATGTGAAAGCGTCCCAAGCTGTTGGAATGAAGGCAGTTTGGAAAAGGAATGCTCAATGGGGCGGTGTAAAGGGAGCGGCTGTGATTGATCAATTAGAAGAACTGCCAGAAATAATTTGTTCTTTCGATAATATTTAA
- a CDS encoding FecCD family ABC transporter permease gives MSSRPKQNEKKNGTNYQTLMAALILTAGLALLIISMAVSIMYGAADIDFRTIWESLMDFNGSSSSHQIIRNLRIPRALAGAIIGAALAMSGAIMQGMTRNALASPSIMGVTAGAMFTMAIVLAIFPSASRMTMMLFAFAGAGVGTGMVFLVGTISKSGLTPVKLALAGTAVTALFTSISTAITIHYNIAKDISFWYAGGLSSIQWVHIKLLAPVAIVGFLVALLLGKSISALNLGEDVAKGLGQQTKVTKFIGTIVVLLLTGASVSVAGTIGFIGLVIPHITRFLVGSDYRILIPCSAVLGGILLVIADTVSRMINPPFETPVGTVTALIGVPFFLYLARNDGRTPS, from the coding sequence ATGTCCAGCCGGCCGAAGCAGAATGAAAAGAAAAACGGCACGAATTATCAAACCCTAATGGCAGCACTCATCTTAACAGCAGGCTTGGCCTTGCTGATTATTTCAATGGCTGTTTCCATCATGTATGGAGCAGCAGATATAGATTTCCGTACGATATGGGAAAGCCTTATGGATTTTAATGGATCCTCGTCTTCTCACCAAATTATTAGGAACTTACGGATACCCAGAGCTTTAGCAGGAGCGATTATCGGTGCTGCTTTAGCGATGTCCGGTGCGATTATGCAGGGGATGACGAGAAATGCCCTTGCTTCTCCTTCCATTATGGGAGTTACAGCAGGAGCGATGTTTACAATGGCTATCGTTTTGGCCATCTTCCCATCTGCTTCGCGCATGACAATGATGCTATTTGCTTTTGCGGGTGCCGGGGTAGGAACCGGTATGGTATTTCTTGTCGGAACGATCTCGAAATCAGGACTTACTCCAGTTAAGCTTGCCCTGGCTGGTACGGCTGTAACTGCTCTTTTCACCTCGATTTCAACGGCGATTACAATTCACTATAATATTGCCAAGGACATCAGCTTTTGGTACGCAGGCGGACTTTCCAGCATTCAATGGGTACACATTAAACTGCTTGCTCCAGTCGCTATCGTTGGATTTCTAGTTGCCCTATTATTAGGAAAATCCATTTCAGCGCTTAACCTCGGAGAGGATGTCGCGAAAGGGTTAGGCCAGCAGACAAAAGTAACGAAATTCATTGGCACGATCGTTGTCTTACTACTTACAGGTGCCTCCGTATCGGTGGCTGGAACGATTGGTTTCATCGGGCTGGTGATTCCTCATATCACACGGTTTCTCGTCGGCTCTGATTATCGGATTCTCATTCCTTGCTCGGCTGTTCTTGGAGGCATTTTGCTCGTCATCGCTGATACAGTCTCACGAATGATCAATCCCCCATTTGAAACGCCCGTCGGCACAGTGACAGCTCTCATTGGTGTTCCTTTCTTTCTCTATTTAGCAAGAAATGATGGGAGGACTCCGTCATGA